From the Manis pentadactyla isolate mManPen7 chromosome 15, mManPen7.hap1, whole genome shotgun sequence genome, the window tcagttAAAAGTGAACAGTGAGAATTAAATAGTTatctgtacatatacacaaggtaTGCTGTGAAAACATTTGCTTACACCCAGCTGGCCCCTTTCTCACCCTAcattcctctctgacctgcctgctgGGAGTCTCCTCCCAGAGCATTTAAGATCAGTGGGAAGACCTTGGTAACCAGCTCTGTTTCTGTGTTCAAAGGGAAATAATCCCTTGGGTTTGGGGACTCTTGGGGCTGTGTGTATGGTGTGGACAGAACCAAGGTCAGGACACAGCAGAGGTCACGCTGGGGTGGGTGGGCGAGCTGTCCTCTCGGGGAGGGGTTTTCCATCAGCCTTGTTATCCACAGTGTGGTTATCAATGTGACCAGCATCCTCTGGTGGTTATTAAAGACACAGAATCCGGTCCCCCCAACACCTGCCGAGTCAGAATCTGCTTTGGAACAGGGTCTGCACAGCCTCCCTGAGCGCAGGAGAAGGGGACGGGGTGTCACGCGCCACACATCACGGGGCCTCAACCCGGCTCAGCATCTACGTCACCGGCACAGCTCCTAAGGCAGCATTTCTAAGGTTGTCACCTGGGCATATGAAAGTGTTTTCAAGTCGCACGGATGATTTCGATGAACAGCGGGGACATAGTGCGACAAGAAGTCCTGATGTAGCCCCCAGGCTCCTGCTCTGGAAAAGCCTGATGTGGAGGTGTGAGGACTGAGGGGAGGCTGACTGTGCGCCCAAACCAACAGTACAGGCTTGTGCTTATCCATCAAGGGCGtgcttgtgtgagtgtgagagtgtgtgtgtgtggtggggggggagTCACAGATGAAGAGGAAGAGGCCTCAGAAATCCCCCAGCCAGATGTAGTCAATGGGGAGCGGAACCACGTGGGAGGCAGGGCTGAGGGGCGGGGAGAGGGAGGGTGTCGGGCTAGACCCCGCCCCCAGCCCACGTGACCCCGCGAAGCGCTCCACCCCAGgaggacagagggaggaaggcaggcagagcCGGCACTTGGGGACGGCAGTGGTCCGAGCGGTTCCGGAGCAGGAGCTCTTCTCAGAGAGGCAGGGACAGACCGGCAGCGGACACCCTGGCGCcccccacagcccctgccccccGAGGGCTGGTTCCGTGGCAGGGGCTCCTGCTGGCAGGTGAGAGGGGACGATTCCCGGGGAGAGGGCGGCGGGATGGGAGACAGAGAGCGGCTGGGGTCTCCGGGGGAGGACAGGGCTCCGAGAGGGGCAGCGGCTTCCCTCTGCGCCTGAGCGGAGAGGACAGGGGCACAGGGGCGGGCGGGGCTGCGGCTCAGCAGCAGGAGGGTTCATGGTCCGGAAGTGGTCAGAGGCAGGGAAATCTCAACTGCTGTGAGGTTTACAGGTTATTCATCTCTGAGTATTGAATTatgaaaactgagaagaaaaataacaatctGAGGTaacactaaaattaaaataaaaccacaaccaAAGGCTAATAAATATCGCCCTTTCTCACCAACCTCAGATTTTGTCATATAAACGCCAGGAGGGACACAGAAGGCCTGGGAACACTGATTCATTGCCGCCTGGGTACCTGCACCCTGTTCCCCCGCTGGGTGCAGCCAGATCAGGCGGGCCCTGCCGCCTGGGGCTCACGTTCTACGGGGAGGGAGGCAGACACGCAGGGAGATCTAGGATGTGCTGTCCAGGGCAGACAGGGCCGTGGAGGGAACAGAGCAGGGGCCGGTCAGAAAGTGGAGACGGAGGGTCTTTAGAGGAGATGGTCAGGGCAGGTGTCTCCCAAGGATGCCCTCAGTGTGTGTGGGACCCAACCGGACAGACACTGGGAAGAGCATTGGAAACAGAGGGGCCGAGGGGCTGAAGTCATGGTGGTCGTGCTCCTGACCTTGACCAgtaggagacacacacacacataccaaggCTGAGGGATGAAGAGCCCTGCTCAGGACCCAGGGTCTCATCTTTCTATCCCAATAATACATCCACATATTGATGgatctctccctcttccctcctaGTCTCACTCTTAACCTGGAACCTGCTCACAACTGCCCAGCTCGCTGTGGAGTCGGTGCCGCCCAATGCTGTCCAAGGGCAGGATGTTCTTCTGCTTGCTCGCAATCCTCCTGAGAGTCTTCTAGGCTATGCCTGGTACAAAGGGGACCATGTAAATTTCAACTCTACAATTGTATCATATGTAATAAACACACAAGCAGTTACCCCAGGGATCGCATACAGCAGCCGAGAGACAATATACCTCAATGGATCCCTGTTGTTCCAGAATGTCAcccaagaggacacaggatactACACCCTACAAGCCTTACACGGAAGTCTTCTGAGTACAACAGCAGCTGTCCAGCTTGGTGTCTACCGTGAGTGATTCCTTTCTGACCTCTGGGTGTTGGGTGGGGTGAATTGTACTTCACAAACAGTAGACTGACTGGTAGAGCTTTCCCTCACGTACTCACcaccccctgctccctgcctgccccCCTCATTCATTTCTGGATTCCTAGTCCCTGCAGTGCCATTCACGGGGTCAGTGTGTCTGGTCAGTCATTATCATACAGCAGGACAGAATGCCCCACCTGCCTCTATGGGGCCTGAGTCTGCAACTAGTTATTTGAGATCCCTTGAGATTCTATGTGAGTTTTTGGAAATTTCTTTctctataaaatatttcattggaaTGTTggaaaggattgcattgaatctgtgtgtCTCTTTGGTGGTATTGTCATCTTAACTATGGTAGGTCTTCCTATTcttgaacatgggatgtctttccatttatctgtggTTTTGTAAATTTCTTTCCACATGATTGCTAGATTTCCCTACACAAGTCTGTTCCCTCATTGGTTAaatttactcctaagtattttattccttgcAAAGTTATTGTAATTTCAATCATTTTCTTAATATCCATTTTGGATAGTTCATTTTTGTGTGGAGAAACAcacctgatttttgtatgttgattttgtgtcttGCAACTTGGCCAAATTCATTTGTTAGTTCTACCAGATTTGTGGAATCCTTGGGGTTGTCTACATGTAAGTTCATGCCGTCTGCAAACATATGTACATAACTGTACTtcctcctttctgatttggatgcatCCATTTCTCCTTCTTGCCTGATTGTTATGACTGGGGCTTTTCTACTGTACAAATGGGACACTGAAAGTGACATCCTTGTTGTCTTCCTATGAGGTGAGTGTGGGCAATGAATGCTCTGGTCCCACAGCCCCAAGGGTCCCAGATGCCCCCAACCCACCCCCTGCTGATCTACTAGGTTCAGAAAACGATGGcagaaagggaaacagaaggtGATGGGAGGAGGGGGGGCTTTGGGGTCAAACCCCCTGGCCCAGCCCGGTCCTGCCTAGAGCAGCCCCAGGTGGACTCAGGGCCTGGCAGGTGCTGCACAGGTTCTGCGAAGGTTCCTGGTGAGTGTTTGGCCTCTTCTTCTTTTACAGTGTTTGTCACACCCCAACACGAACATTTACTGCCGCATCGACCATAAAGCAGATGCGGCTTCTTAGTTTCCTCTGTCAGCTGCTCTTTAAGAACTGTGGCAGGGTCCGCCTGACCCCACTCCCTGGCTAGGGTCACAAGCTGGAGCCTGAGCCAGAAAATCAGCTCTGAGCCTGGGCATATTCAGGGACCCGAGGCCAGGTTCCCGACTCTCCTGATTTCTTCAGTCCCCAAAGGGCTGCCCTGATTCCTGGGTGGGCCAGACAAAGGCTCCCATCCCCCCAGGAAGTGGGGGAGCTCCCAGGGATGGTGACCTGACCCTCCTCCACCACCTGAGAGGGTGTGAATAAAGAGGACCCTTCACCTCTTTTGTCTTTTGCTGTGAATGGGAACATGTCTTGGCAGAAATTCACCTGAAACTCTGGTCCCTTCTCTCCTGAGTCACACAGGGGTAATTTTATCTCTGTTCCTGGGAAGGAGGAGGATGAGGAGTGCAGATGGAGTGGGGCCATACTAACAGGAAAGGGAGAGATCACAAGAGCTGACCCAGCCAGGGGCGCACCCCCGCCGTCCGTAGCCTGCTCAGGACCCCGGGCCGTGGCCACCTCCCAGTGTTTGCCCCTTTGCAGACACGCACTGGGTCTCAGGTACACAGAACAGGGGGCCATCTGATGTCCGCAGGAAGAGGAGCTGCCACGGGCAGCAGCCATGGGCAGGACCCACACCTTTGCACACTTCCCCTTGGCAGCTTCTCTTTGCCCTGAGCATGGTGCTCCCGGCCCTGCTTCCCATCTGCTTCCCCTTTCCTCCCTGACGTGGACCTCATTGAGACATGTGTCCAACCACATATGTGGGCCCATGTCCCAGAGGGAGGGCTCCCCCACTAACCCTCCTGGGCTCCCAAGCACAGGGCCAGTGTCCCTCCTCCCACTGGGCCTCAGCTGCAGCCCCTGCCACACATCCTGGCCCGCAGTTCCCAGTCCTTCCCTGAGGACCTGGGGCGGGTGCTGCTCCCATGTAGGGTCTGAGCACCGAGGCACAGAACCTACAATCTCCAAGGAGGTTCTCCCATTGCCCGAGGGTCCTTGCATGAGGTGAGAGGTAAGGAAATGACCTACAAAGTGTCACATCCCCATGTAGCTCAGATGCTCCTTATCCCGATGCACCGGGTGTTGGGTTAGGCAGAGCAACGTGTTTGTTGATTTCCTATTGCCACTGAAACAAATCACGACAAACTTCATGTGCAGTTCAGCACAAATGGAGATGTCCCCTGAGCTGCATTCTCTTTGGAGTCATTTTCTTGGCCTGTAAGCTGTGTTCCTGGGCTGGggcctcttcctccctcttcaGAGCAGCAGTGCAGCAGCCTGAAGGCTGTCATCTGCTTCCATCCCACGTCTCCTACCGGCTCTCCAGCTgccatctccctccctcacctacAGGAAAGGACCCTTGTAATTATATCAGGCCCACTGGGTAAACCACCGCAACCTGCCAATCACTGGCCTGAATTCAGTGTGTAAGTTTCCTTATCATGCAACATATTCACACACGTGGGGGACAAGGCTGTGCCCGTCACTGAGGGCCCATATACCATCCTCTGCGCCTCTCAAGGCCATGCTCATCATCTTGCTGGCCTAACTGCTCCTGGGCAGCCTGGACTTGGTCACCCCGACTGAGGGGCAGTTCCTGCGGTGATGCCCATAGCCCCTGACTGCCCTCGAGGGGTGGAGACAGAGCCAGTCCACACTCCCTGAAGCCCTGTGCACCTCTTGCTTGTCATTAGTCCTCATCTGCTAAGGTGAAAGAGTGCCTTGATCCCCACTGGACCATCGGGTCCCCCGAGCCATTGGGTAGCGGGATTGTCAGCACCGTGGACAGCGCCGCAGCTTTGTCATTCCAGGGCTGCAGCAGGGAGGTCACCCTGGGAGGGGCCGCTGGAAAGGCCGCCCATTTCTATGGGACACCAGACACCAGGAGGCAGACTATGTTACAGGGAGAACCCAATTCTGCTCTGATTTGTAAATCAGGAATCTCTGCACGTCCATTACAACTCCCGCGTGGCTGATCGCTGCACCGTAGTAAGGCCTTGGGGAGGCTGAGGGCCTGCTGGGGCCTCTCAGGAAATCTCTCTGCCCCTGAGAGTCAGGCCACTGTCTTGTCTACAGCAAGGAAGGGTTTGTGATGAACCTCTGGCCCTCGGTCCCGACCTTGGAAACAAACCTGTTACCCACATGGAGCAGCCCCTGCCTGACCTAGCATTCTGGTCCCTGAGACCCAGCCTAGACCCCCCAAGCAGCCAGTTGCATAAGCATGCCCCAAAAAagattttcctatttcctttctgttatgtctttttatttgattattgctGTCAGGGAACATACTCTGtttgattttgattattttagtatTGGTTAGATTTTAGGTAGGACATCAGACATAAGCAACAAACAAAGTCGCCCTCCAGCTCCTCCAGGCTGAGCCCCGCACCTGGTGTCAGAGGCCTTTCCCATCTGCTGTCTTCCCACTGAGCCCGTTTACCTCTCAAGGGACAGGGTGGTGTGAGGACCAATCTCCGCAAACCAAAGGGCTCCACTTGACTTTAACCccaggagaagagaaaagacTGGGGCCTTCACAGCCACCCCATCTTCTTCATTCCTGTTTATGTTTTACCCACAGAACCAGTCTGACTATATAGACCCAGCCCTGCTCTTTCCGGGGTCTCAGGTCCAGTGTATCCATGCGGGGTGCCTTTGTAAAGGTCACCTTGCTGCtgttatctttatttctttcctgttCTCAGTTGCGTTCATTTTGCTGTTATTTGTACTTTCTTATGATAGGACCTTTGGTTGTTGATTTTgagctatttcctttttttctaaattgtaaGGATTTAGGGTTAAAAATTCCCCTTTGGGCACTGCCTAAGGTGCATCTCACAAAGTTTGGGTGTTTCTcatttggtttttgcttttttaacttaGTGGACTTAACTTAATTTTGGTGCTTTTTCAATTTCCTTTGAGATTTCCTCTTTGACTCTTAGATTATTTAGATACATGCTGTTTTGGAGATTTTCCAGTTGTCTTTCTGTTTGATTATTGCTGTCAGGGAACATACTCTGTTTGACTTTGATTATTTTAGTATTGGTTAGATTTAGATCAGATATCAAACATAAGCAACAAAAGGATGAATTGGACATTCTTTCCTTTGGCCATTCTTTAAGGAGAGGTCAGCTAGCAATGAATTCTCACAGTTTTCCTTCATCAGagaatttccttatttccttttcagTTCTGAAGGGTAATTTTACCAGATACAGTATTTGTATTCTAGTGTTCATAGCGGACAGTTCTTTCCTTTCAGCATTTGAAAAACGTGCCACTTCCCTCTGTCCTCCATGTTTTCAGATACAAAAATCTCCTGTCATTTGAGTTAGTGTTCCTTAGTAGGTAATACATTGTTTCTCTGGCTGTTGTAagatttgtttcctttctctttagttttcaaggGTTTGCTATACATCTTAGTGTGATTTGTTTAGGTTTACCCTGTATTGGGTTCATTGAGTTTCTGAAGACATTacttcttaaaatattatttaggtCCATGTTTTTTCCCCTCTAATTCTGGCACTCAGGTGGTACAAATATTAGGCCATTGTGTCATTGTCCCACAGATCCCTGggactttgttcattttctttccatttgttttctatttttcagaagTAGTAGATTCTATTGATCTGTCcccaagttcactgattcttgtCTATCTCTATTATAGTAATCAGTCCGTCTATAAGGTTTTTTTGCATCAGTTATTGTGTTTTTcagttctgtaatttctatttggttctcacatataagttttattttcttactgtggatttcagtctttttcaaaaGAAACCATAATCAGTTACTGAAGCGTTTTTATACTGATTGCCTTATAAAATTCTTGTcggataattccaacatctgattCATCTTGGAATTGGATTCAGCCGATTATCTTTTCTCATTCAAATTGTAGTTTTTACTGGTTCTTGGTATGCcaagtgatatatttttttattgcatcCTGGACCTTTTGTTGTTGTGCTAGTAGACGTGATCGTATCAAATCTTCAGTTTCAGCAGGCAGTCGCCCTATTTCAGTTCAGCATGCCAGTGGATTCTGGCCTACGTTTGCAggctttcattcccatgacagtGTAGTTTCGGAGCCCAGGTACTGCTATCCTGGCCTGCTTTGCTCTCTGGCACCGCTGTAACTCCCACTCAATCCCTGTTTGTTCCCTGCAGAGAAAGGGTCTCCCTTGGCTGCCTGGGCCACTTTTTGCCACCAGGGAAGTGGGGGAGCAGTTGTTAAGCCTGCGTTTCCTTATGCCACTAgaaggaggacagagagagacagggctCCAACCTGGGGCCCCGGTAGTTGGGTCAAACCACTTCCAGTTACCCAGTTGTCAGGTGGGGGCTGGGACAGCCCAACTTCTTGCTGCAGCTGCACCAAATCGACCTCCATCCCACAGGTGCCTCAGTTGTGGGGCAGAGGTTGGGGGGCTGTCTACTAGGTCTCTGGTAGGCCACCCCTAGTCTTTTGGCCAGAAGGACTAGGCTTTGGGGGTTGCCTCTCTATGTCTCTGGCAGTTCCAGTTTTCAGGCTTCTCCTGCGTGTCACTGGGGTTACATgggagataaaaaagaaaacccagagaaCTCACTACCTGGCTGCCTTTTTCTTTCCAGCTTTCAGAATTCTTCTACCAATGTTTGTTGTTGGATAACTCCCAGGAATTTAGTTGTATTtggaggagaggagcagggatGAATGTGTCTGTTTAGAGGGAGCAATCTTGTTCCAGAATGGGAAGACCAGGTCATCTCCTTTTCTTAGTTACTATCGTTGTTGTAGGAAATCTCCACAAACTTAGTAGCTTAAGCAATGCAAATTCATCATCTtactgttctggaggccagaaatctgacGTGGTCTCACTgagccaaaatcaaggtgtcggcaAGGCTGTGTTCCTAACTGGAAGCTCGAGGCGGGGTGagcattttcttgctttttatagCTTGTAGAGGCTGCCCACAGTCCTTGGCTTATGGCCCccttcttccatcttcaaagccagtaaaATAGTATCTGTGTGACACTTCGTCATTATTGCTCCTTCTGAACACAACAGAGAAAGTTTCCCTGATTTTCAGGACTCATGTGATTAGACTGGGCCTCTTGGGTAATCCAGGATTGTCTCCCCATTTCAAGGTCCTTAACCCATTCAGATCTGCAgattcccttttgccatgtaaagtaacatattcacGGGTGCTGGGAATTAAGACATCATTTGGGGTCATTCTTTTTCTGACCACACTACTCAACTACCTTTTTATGTTTCCATAAATGAATTTGATCAATTCATTCCTTAAAGAAGCTGCctaattgctgcattatttacaataaccgagatatggaagcaacctacgtgtccatctacagatgaatggataaagaagatgtggtacatatacacaatggaatattattcagccataacaaagaaatcctgccatttgcaacaacatggttgtaTGTAgaaggtattgtgctcagtgaaataagccaggcggagtaagacaaataccgtatgatttcacttatttgtggaatataaatacaaatcaaaacagaatgaaccaaacagcagtagactcatagacacagagaagggactggtggatACCACGGGGGaaggattggggtgggtgggtggtgaggtTTGTAGAATAGCCTGTTTTTCCCCCTTTGAGTACCCTTCACAACCTTGGGGAACATCGATTTACCACACGTACAAGAGTGTGTTTCTGAtgtgtctgttctgttccactggtctctgtaTCTTGTCTTTATACTAGTACCATGTTGTTTTGATACAGTTTTTTAATACGTTTGGAACTAAGGAAGTATGAggactccaactttgttcttttcaagGTTGtgtttgctgttcagtggccCTTGAAATTTCATACAAATCgagatgaatggatggatttcttcaaaagatgctgttgggattttgcaTGGGTTGCACTGTATCTGTCAGTTTTTTTAGGTAGTGTGACGTCTAGACAATTTTGAGTCTTCCATCCGTGAACTTGGgatgtgtttgtgtatttgtgtctCTAATTGCTTTCAGTCATGTTTTCAGTTTACAGTGTACAGCTCTTCCATTCTTAGGCTAAGGTTATGCCAAACTGTTTGAGCCTTTTCAGTGCtactagaaatggaattatttcttcatttccttttggttATATAGAAACAATTAATTTTTCTGTGCTTTTATCTTGAGCATTTTTTAACTCATCCAATACTttctgcaggtttttttttttggtgtggaaTCTTCAGGGTTTTCTCTGTTTCCAGTCATGTCAGCTGTGAACAGAGATAATTTGCTTCTCCTCTTTCTAGGTggttatcttttgtttctttatcttgatTGTTTCTTCTGGCTAGGAGTTGTGGTACTGTTTTCTAGAAACAGGGCAGGCAGCACAGGCTTGTTCCTGCTGTTAGAGAGAAGTTTTCATTCCATCATCATTTAGTTTGATGTTAGCTGCAAGCTCTTTATGTGTGGCTTATTatgtcaagattttttttttctgttcttagttGACTGGGGAttttcatcaaaaggattatCTGTTGACTTATTCATGAATTTAAATGAATGACCATGGGGGTGTTTTACTCATTCTGTTAATAGGGAGGGAGTATTACGTGGAATGTTTGTCATATGTTAAACAATCTTTGCTTGCCAGAAACATATGCCCTCTGGTCATGCTGTACAGTCCTTTTTATGTGCAGTTAATGATGGTTTACAgttgttttgttgttgatttttacATCATCCATCAGACATAGTTGAGTATTCTCTTGGGTTTTCTCATTAATCTTGCTATgggtttctcaattttgtcagtCTTTTCAGGGTACCAGCACTTGATTTCCTGCAAATTGTTATgaactttcatacatttttttgtcTCACTATTTTGGGGGTAGTCATTTGAGAAATGCAGCTTTTGCAGTAGTTTTGTGTAgattccaaaataattttttctgtgtatattaTTGTTAATTTAGTGTCTCCATGGGTAGTGAGTGCCTGGGGTTTACTGCTCTCCTTTCTTGATGGCCGTGTCTTTTTTATTAAAGAGATTGTGTTAAGAGACTGAGGGATATGAGTTTAAGTATTTACGGAAGCCCAGCAAAAAGGATACTATGTTTTTAACAAAAACAAGGGATCTACCCCTGTcacatttatatgtgaaatttaagcttctttttaaaaactaaattgtgTAATTCGTGATGAAGTGAGATTCCTTTTTGAACTCATTTGATTGCGTCCTTGAAATGCTCTGACTTATGAAAAAAACCTCATACTAGCTTTGCTTCCCAAATAAACTCTGCCCACCAAGCCAGGAGATGAGCATTCAGAACCCGTCTCCCTACTTTGTTTTACTGGTTGCAAGATTTTATTGtctatgaatctgtgtgtgtacaGAATAAACTCATCCATCATTTTTGATGGGTATTTCTTGGTTTTTCTTCCCCAGTCCTGCTGAAAACATTGCCCATATATCCTGGAATATCTCTATATGATTCTCCTGAATATATTCTAAGAAGTGGAGCTCATGGGatattaatcttaaaaaattttatagCAAACATTGCAATAGACAAAATCTTTGTGCAACATCACATATTGTCCCTTTTAAATCTCTTCCATCTTTTCCCATGCTTCTAATTCCAAAAGTCAGAAATGGCATGGTATTCTGCTACTTTTTAATAGAGTTCTTTTCTAAAAAGAATGGTATTTTAGTTGCCCTTGTGTAATTACATTTCTACAGATGTGCAAGCAGAAGCTCTGCTCCCACATGTCCCTtgtccctctcctcctctcctgccctgccccagtgCAGACTTTTCCCCACATGGGAGCTTGATCAGGATGAAATACACTGTCGCTTCCTAACACATTAAGTTTCTACTCCTGAGTTCCCAGTTTCCACAGCACTTCTTTTACCCTCTCTCCTCGACAGCGCAGTAAACACACTATAAAAATGCCCCccgtttttaaaatttttattaatgtattattgatatacactcttatgaaggtttcgcaggaaaaatgtggttactacattcacccatattatcaagtcccccctccaaACCCCAAGGCAGTCTCtcaggactctctagtctgttccattggtttaggggtctgttcttgtgcccataccaaattgtcttgattactgtggctttgaggtagagcttgaagttggggagcataattccccctgctttattcttccttctcaggattgctttggcacttcatggtcttttgtgtttccatttgaattttacaatgattttctctagttcattgaagaatgctgtcagtattttttttttttttggtatcattaatctacaattacatgaggaacattatgtttactaggttcccccctactaggccctccccgtgccttcccctacattatacatgctaattgtaatgccccctttcttcccacccccttatccctccatttccacccatccttcccagtccctttccctttgtaaactgttagtctattcttgggttctgtgattctgtggctgttttgttccttcagttttttctttgttcttatactccacatatgagtgaaatcatctggtccttgtctttctctgcctggcttatttcactgagcataagaccctctagcttcatccatgttgttgcaaatggtaggatttgtcttcttcttatgactgaataatattccattgtgtatatgtatcacatcttctttatccattcatctactgatggacacttaggttgcttccatttcttggctattgtaaatagtgctgagatgaacatgggggtgcatctatctttttcaaactgggctgctgtgctgttgttattttgacaggaattgcattgattgctttaggcaggatggccattttgacaatattaattcttcctatccatgagcacgggatgtgtttccatttattggtatcttctttaatttctctcatgagtgtcttgtagttttcagagtataggtctttcacttcctttgttaggttgattcctaggtattttattctttctgatgcaattgtgaatggaattgttttcctgatttctctctctgttagttcattgttagtgtataggaatgccacaggttctgtttattaattttgtatcctgcacctttgctgaattcagatattagatctagtagttttggagtggagtctttagggtttttaaactacaataccatgtcatctgcaaacaggggcagtttaacttcttctttaccagtttggatgcattttatttctttgtgttgtctggttgctgtggctaggacctccagtactatgctgaacagaagtggggagagtgggcatccttgtcttgttccctatcttaaaggaaaggctttcagcttctcgctgttcagcataatgttggctgtggtttgtcatatatggcctttgttatgttgaggtacttgccctctatacccattttgttgagagtttttatc encodes:
- the LOC130680966 gene encoding uncharacterized protein LOC130680966; the encoded protein is MNTSRIYKKENKLVTAGLTRASLAEPTVLSLSKLPHWTPSAPPASQTSAHPKTGPSAGSSFLHSFPPSRGKCSLTFLVLPEGPFLRGAPCTSRSAHVTPRSAPPQEDRGRKAGRAGTWGRQWSERFRSRSSSQRGRDRPAADTLAPPTAPAPRGLVPWQGLLLAVSLLTWNLLTTAQLAVESVPPNAVQGQDVLLLARNPPESLLGYAWYKGDHVNFNSTIVSYVINTQAVTPGIAYSSRETIYLNGSLLFQNVTQEDTGYYTLQALHGSLLSTTAAVQLGVYRVRIPLHIKMHKTSALFLKEQHVPLRVHIDCPMSEEFGTWPRKLMHDFSCPTIDNYKGFTWQDFQG